The following proteins are co-located in the Triticum aestivum cultivar Chinese Spring chromosome 1A, IWGSC CS RefSeq v2.1, whole genome shotgun sequence genome:
- the LOC123180952 gene encoding photosynthetic NDH subunit of subcomplex B 3, chloroplastic — MAATSSAALFSVLPLPTASPAYARAGSSHYRPTRSTAALSPIRCSAASPDLSPGAPAPAPPKPQIELEFLGPKPGADGSYPVDRAAAVSGDKLLRDVMVENKIELYAAYGKLMNCGGGGSCGTCIVEIIDGKELLSPRTDAENRYLKKKPESWRLTCQTIVGNKENSGKVVVQRLPQWKK; from the exons ATGGCGGCCACGAGCTCCGCGGCGCTCTTCTCCGTCCTCCCCCTCCCCACAGCCTCCCCGGCCTACGCCAGGGCAGGCAGCAGCCATTACAGGCCCACGCGCTCCACCGCGGCCTTGTCCCCCATCAGATGCTCTGCCGCCTCGCCCGACCTTTCGCCCGGcgcaccggcgccggcgccgcccaaGCCCCAAATCGAGCTCGAGTTCCTCGGG CCGAAGCCGGGCGCCGACGGGTCGTACCCGGTGGACAGGGCGGCGGCGGTCAGCGGCGACAAGCTCCTCCGGGACGTCATGGTCGAGAACAAGATCGAGCTCTACGCGGCATAC GGGAAGCTGATgaactgcggcggcggcggcagctgcggCACCTGCATCGTCGAG ATTATCGACGGGAAGGAGCTCCTGAGCCCAAGGACAGACGCCGAGAATCGTTACCTGAAGAAG AAACCGGAGTCATGGAGGCTTACCTGCCAGACGATCGTCGGGAACAAGGAGAACTCCGGCAAG GTCGTCGTCCAACGGCTGCCCCAGTGGAAGAAATGA